One window of Sardina pilchardus chromosome 2, fSarPil1.1, whole genome shotgun sequence genomic DNA carries:
- the slc43a3a gene encoding solute carrier family 43 member 3a — protein sequence MLGCESGSGLRYRLTFVSGLLECLCFAGVVFGWASLAFVLKADGYFSDLCVNTTESNSTLLNTDCSGQDEQFSLIFTIASFLNNFLTLPNGFIFDHFGTLATRFMGITLYTTGTLLMAASSAVLSSLLFPALSLIAVGGILMLMTNMQVGNLFGTHRSTIITLYNGAFDSSSAIFFIIKVLFEGGISLRLSFLVISACSVIHFLRTIFLMPITHIPHPIPEGYTYGVSCGKSSSYNVEEYESSRAVEESGGAKGRGQMDKLSSQPQDGLRSRDIPEEEPNFRSCFLSWFFFWHLLWLSVMQLRHYLFIGTLNPMLNRLANQDPTLVSQYTNAFAFTQLCGVLCAPWNGLLMDRHKGKPLPSGMTEREADLRSAVLSLFLTSLQCLLFSICATSPLLPLQYLTFILQVVNRSFLYGGNAAFISIAFPGQHFGKLYGLVMSLSAVVSLLQYPCFALVKALDGDPLYVNIALTLLTLVAFIHPVYVYFHCRRLANERETFSDIPLREANF from the exons ATGCTTGGGTGCGAATCAGGGTCGGGGCTGCGCTACAGGCTGACCTTTGTGTCAGGGCTACTGGAGTGCCTGTGTTTTGCTGGTGTGGTGTTTGGGTGGGCCTCTCTGGCCTTTGTCCTCAAAGCGGATGGCTACTTCAGTGACCTCTGTGTGAACACGACAGAGTCCAACAGCACTCTTCTGAATACAG ATTGCAGTGGGCAAGATGAGCAGTTCTCCTTGATCTTCACCATTGCTTCCTTCCTCAACAACTTCCTCACCTTGCCCAATGGCTTCATTTTTGACCACTTCGGGACCCTAGCAACAAGATTCATGGGAAT AACCCTCTACACCACTGGGACCTTGTTGATGGCGGCATCCAGTGCAG tgctgtccAGCTTGCTCTTCCCAGCTCTGTCCTTGATTGCTGTCGGTGGCATTTTGATGCTCATGACAAATATGCAG GTGGGGAACCTCTTTGGCACACACCGCTCTACCATCATCACCCTCTACAATGGTGCCTTTGATTCTTCCTCTGCCATCTTTTTTATTATCAAG GTGCTGTTTGAAGGTGGGATTTCTCTGCGACTCTCCTTCCTTGTCATTTCTGCATGCAGTGTCATCCATTTCCTTCGCACCATCTTTCTCATGCCCATAACACACATTCCTCATCCCATTCCAGAGGGCTACACATATGG GGTCAGCTGTGGGAAGTCCAGTAGCTACAATGTGGAGGAGTATGAGAGCTCCCGAGCCGTTGAGGAGTCAGGGGGAGCTAAGGGCCGGGGGCAGATGGATAAACTCTCATCACAGCCACAGGATGGACTCCGGTCTCGGGACATTCCAGAGGAAG AACCAAATTTCCGGTCCTGCTTCCTTTCCTGGTTCTTCTTTTGGCACCTGTTGTGGCTCTCTGTCATGCAGCTCCGCCACTACCTCTTCATTGGCACCTTGAACCCAATGCTCAACCGGCTGGCCAACCAAGATCCTACGCTGG TGAGTCAATACACCAACGCCTTCGCCTTCACTCAGTTGTGTGGAGTTCTATGTGCTCCTTGGAATGGGCTCCTCATGGATAGACACAAGGGCAAGCCATTGCCATCAG GAATGACGGAGAGGGAGGCCGACCTTCGCTCCGccgtcctctccctcttcctcacctcCCTCCAGTGCCTGCTGTTCTCCATCTGTGCCAcgtcccctctcctcccactccAGTACCTCACCTTCATTCTGCAGGTGGTCAACCGATCCTTCCTGTATGGTGGAAATGCCGCCTTTATCAGTATTGC GTTTCCAGGCCAACATTTTGGGAAGTTGTATGGCTTGGTGATGTCACTATCTGCTGTAGTGTCACTACTTCAGTACCCATGCTTTGCCCTGGTTAAAGCGCTAGATGGGGATCCATTATAT GTCAACATTGCCCTGACTCTCCTCACTCTAGTGGCCTTCATCCATCCTGTGTACGTATACTTCCACTGCAGGAGACTggccaatgagagagagacgttcTCGGACATTCCTTTGAGGGAGGCCAATTTCTAG
- the cabp2a gene encoding calcium-binding protein 2a isoform X2 — MRLWYLSLPDMDRDLRPEEMEELREAFTEFDKDKDGFISCKDLGECMRTMGYMPTEMELIELSQQICGGRVDFEDFVDLMGPKMLAETADMIGVKELRDAFREFDSNGDGQISLAELREAMKKLMGEQLNQREIDEILRDVDLNGDGLVDFEEFVRMMSR; from the exons atgagactttggtACCTGTCATTGCCAGACATG GACAGGGATCTGCGGCCGGAGGAGATGGAAG AGCTGAGGGAGGCCTTCACTGAGTTCGATAAGGACAAGGACGGCTTCATCAGCTGTAAAGACCTGGGCGAGTGCATGCGGACCATGGGATACATGCCCACAGAGATGGAGCTGATCGAACTGAGCCAGCAAATCT GTGGTGGTAGAGTGGACTTTGAGGACTTTGTGGACCTAATGGGCCCCAAGATGTTGGCTGAGACAGCAGACATGATCGGAGTGAAGGAGCTGAGGGATGCTTTCAGAGAG TTTGACTCTAACGGAGATGGTCAGATCAGCCTGGCAGAGCTCAGGGAAGCCATGAAGAAGCTGATGGGAGAGCAGCTGAATCAGAGAGAGATTGACGAAATCCTCAGAGATGTAGACCTCAACGGGGATGGCCTGGTCGactttgaag AATTTGTCCGAATGATGTCCCGCTAG
- the cabp2a gene encoding calcium-binding protein 2a isoform X1 codes for MEHLLWRQLQAALETPEDPEPVIPRRGGGTPASGEGEGASPTPAHCGLSVWAELREAFTEFDKDKDGFISCKDLGECMRTMGYMPTEMELIELSQQICGGRVDFEDFVDLMGPKMLAETADMIGVKELRDAFREFDSNGDGQISLAELREAMKKLMGEQLNQREIDEILRDVDLNGDGLVDFEEFVRMMSR; via the exons ATGGAGCACCTCCTCTGGCGGCAGCTTCAAGCGGCCCTCGAAACCCCCGAAGACCCTGAGCCTGTTATCCCCCGCCGAGGAGGAGGAACCCCAGCatcgggagagggagagggagcgtcGCCGACTCCGGCCCATTGTGGCCTCAGTGTTTGGGCAG AGCTGAGGGAGGCCTTCACTGAGTTCGATAAGGACAAGGACGGCTTCATCAGCTGTAAAGACCTGGGCGAGTGCATGCGGACCATGGGATACATGCCCACAGAGATGGAGCTGATCGAACTGAGCCAGCAAATCT GTGGTGGTAGAGTGGACTTTGAGGACTTTGTGGACCTAATGGGCCCCAAGATGTTGGCTGAGACAGCAGACATGATCGGAGTGAAGGAGCTGAGGGATGCTTTCAGAGAG TTTGACTCTAACGGAGATGGTCAGATCAGCCTGGCAGAGCTCAGGGAAGCCATGAAGAAGCTGATGGGAGAGCAGCTGAATCAGAGAGAGATTGACGAAATCCTCAGAGATGTAGACCTCAACGGGGATGGCCTGGTCGactttgaag AATTTGTCCGAATGATGTCCCGCTAG